One region of Nitrospinaceae bacterium genomic DNA includes:
- the aroG-2 gene encoding 3-deoxy-7-phosphoheptulonate synthase, translating into MIIVMQPEATSEQIEAVEKQIEELGYKPHEIVGVERKVIGAIGDERGKDRLQMIESMAGVESVFPILKPYKLASREAQPQDSVFEVDGVLIGGKQITIMAGPCSVESREQICTTARLVKEAGANIMRGGAFKPRTSPYSFQGLEEEGLKLLMEAKKETGLPIVTEVMNPREVDMVAKYADLMQVGARNVQNFSLLKELGKIKKPILLKRGMMTTIKEFLMSAEYILSEGNRSVILCERGIRTFETATRNTLDLSCIPVLKQETHLPVIIDPSHGTGHWDYVDSMARASIAAGADGLMIEVHPDPVHAFSDGPQSLKPEKFAKLVKTLRPFIELMGRTLN; encoded by the coding sequence ATGATTATTGTCATGCAGCCGGAGGCAACTTCGGAACAAATTGAAGCCGTCGAAAAACAAATTGAAGAGCTGGGGTATAAACCCCACGAAATCGTAGGCGTGGAGCGTAAGGTTATTGGCGCCATCGGTGATGAACGGGGAAAAGACCGGTTGCAAATGATCGAGTCGATGGCTGGGGTGGAATCTGTTTTTCCCATCCTGAAACCTTACAAACTGGCCAGCCGCGAAGCCCAGCCGCAAGATTCGGTTTTCGAAGTCGACGGCGTTCTCATTGGCGGAAAACAGATCACCATCATGGCCGGCCCCTGTTCTGTGGAAAGCAGGGAACAAATCTGCACCACCGCCCGGCTGGTTAAAGAGGCCGGAGCCAACATAATGCGTGGCGGAGCCTTTAAACCCAGGACCTCCCCCTATAGTTTTCAAGGATTGGAAGAAGAAGGGCTGAAGCTCTTGATGGAAGCCAAGAAGGAAACCGGTCTGCCCATTGTCACCGAGGTCATGAACCCGCGGGAAGTGGACATGGTCGCCAAGTACGCTGACCTCATGCAGGTGGGAGCGCGGAATGTACAGAATTTTTCTCTTTTAAAAGAGCTCGGCAAAATTAAAAAACCGATTTTGCTCAAACGCGGCATGATGACCACCATCAAGGAATTCTTGATGTCCGCGGAATATATCCTGTCCGAAGGCAACCGCAGTGTCATTCTCTGTGAGCGGGGTATCCGCACCTTCGAGACGGCCACCCGCAACACTCTGGATTTGAGTTGTATTCCCGTTCTCAAACAGGAAACGCATCTGCCCGTTATTATCGATCCCAGCCACGGAACCGGGCACTGGGACTATGTCGATTCCATGGCCCGCGCTTCCATCGCCGCCGGAGCCGACGGCCTGATGATTGAAGTTCATCCCGATCCGGTCCACGCGTTTTCTGACGGCCCGCAATCCCTCAAACCGGAAAAATTCGCCAAACTGGTCAAAACTCTCAGGCCCTTCATCGAATTGATGGGGCGCACCCTCAACTGA
- the dnaN gene encoding DNA polymerase III subunit beta has protein sequence MEVRISRDVFLHGVQKVQGIVETKGAMPILSHLLIRTENEGVTIEATDLEIGTRAFYPANVVSQGAVTLNARKLYDILRELPDLEIHMVKEDNDWVTLKCGNSKFRLPGLPAADFPALPEYSSESLMEFSCLLLREMIRKTFFAVSPDETRQALNGLLLEKENSQANLVGTDGHRLALIARPVLKSTLPEGEKTSYLLPKKALSELLKLMEDDESTFSFSEKGNHLAFIQGKQVIISRKIDGKFPNYRQVLPPDNNLKIKVNREDLNHALKRVALLADEKSKMVRFDIQKGTLTLVSDNSDLGAAREEVPIVYDGEDVSVGLNAKYVLDVLNVVEDQEIVLNLKDQNHSCLITLENDKDYMSIVMPMRI, from the coding sequence ATGGAAGTCAGGATTAGCAGGGATGTGTTTTTACACGGGGTACAAAAGGTGCAGGGGATTGTGGAAACCAAAGGGGCGATGCCCATTCTATCCCATCTGCTGATCCGTACTGAAAATGAGGGCGTCACGATTGAAGCCACCGATCTCGAAATCGGGACGCGGGCTTTTTACCCGGCGAATGTCGTTTCCCAGGGAGCGGTCACTCTGAATGCCCGGAAACTGTATGACATCCTCCGGGAACTTCCGGACCTGGAAATCCACATGGTGAAGGAGGACAACGATTGGGTGACATTAAAGTGCGGCAATTCCAAGTTTCGCCTTCCCGGCCTGCCTGCCGCGGATTTTCCCGCTCTCCCGGAGTACAGTTCCGAAAGTCTGATGGAGTTCAGTTGCCTGCTTCTTAGAGAAATGATCCGCAAAACTTTTTTCGCGGTGTCGCCGGATGAAACCCGGCAGGCCCTGAATGGTCTGCTGTTGGAAAAAGAAAACAGTCAAGCGAACCTGGTGGGAACCGATGGCCATCGGCTGGCGCTGATCGCCCGCCCTGTTTTAAAATCCACTTTGCCAGAGGGTGAAAAAACAAGCTATCTTCTTCCCAAGAAGGCTCTGTCCGAGCTTTTGAAATTGATGGAGGATGATGAATCCACATTTTCTTTTTCCGAGAAAGGCAATCACCTGGCTTTTATTCAGGGCAAGCAGGTGATCATTTCCAGAAAGATCGATGGCAAGTTTCCCAACTACCGCCAGGTCCTGCCTCCCGATAACAATTTAAAGATCAAGGTCAACCGTGAGGATTTAAACCATGCGTTAAAGCGGGTGGCTTTGCTGGCGGATGAAAAATCCAAAATGGTGCGGTTCGATATTCAGAAGGGAACTTTAACGTTGGTGTCGGACAACTCCGACCTGGGCGCTGCAAGAGAAGAAGTTCCTATTGTCTATGACGGAGAGGACGTATCCGTGGGGCTCAATGCAAAATACGTTCTCGATGTTTTGAATGTGGTGGAAGACCAGGAGATCGTCCTCAATCTCAAAGACCAGAACCATTCCTGCCTGATCACCCTCGAAAATGACAAAGACTATATGAGTATCGTGATGCCCATGCGGATTTAA
- a CDS encoding deoxyribodipyrimidine photo-lyase, giving the protein MIFEPEAIYIEEGAGEFSLTQSIVSRFPQTPVHRIAAGHSVTEEIKKTSSDVFGAGKKQLVLSRFKGSFLKKCPGISPGMVCCNYYVVNLMKNCIYDCSYCFLQGFLENNPLMVAYVNVEDLIAELDAVFRDHPDRMFRVGTGELTDSLALEDVVPYADQLIPFFNKKENAVLELKTKSDNVGELLKQESPKNVIVSWSLNPPNIIEQEEKGTPQLHKRLEAARLCREKGYRVGFHFDPIILHPGWERNYKDLIEELFCTIPPSGIEWISLGSFRYRSRLKQVIKDRHQDTRLFTGEHVPSKDGKYRYLRSLRNTAYETVRGYIQKHSRDLNIYLCMETKEVWEGVTGKMPRSDKKLDQFFDL; this is encoded by the coding sequence ATGATTTTCGAGCCGGAAGCCATATACATTGAAGAGGGCGCAGGGGAGTTTTCACTCACTCAGAGCATCGTTTCCCGCTTCCCCCAGACTCCCGTGCACCGGATTGCGGCGGGCCATTCGGTCACCGAGGAGATCAAAAAAACCTCTTCGGATGTTTTTGGTGCAGGGAAAAAACAACTGGTGCTGTCGCGCTTCAAAGGATCCTTCCTGAAAAAATGCCCTGGAATCAGTCCGGGAATGGTGTGTTGCAATTATTACGTGGTCAATCTCATGAAAAATTGCATCTACGATTGCTCGTATTGCTTCCTGCAGGGGTTTTTAGAGAACAACCCGCTGATGGTGGCCTATGTCAACGTGGAGGATTTGATCGCAGAGCTGGACGCAGTATTTCGCGATCATCCCGACCGGATGTTCCGGGTGGGAACGGGAGAACTTACAGACAGCCTGGCGTTGGAGGACGTGGTCCCCTATGCTGATCAACTGATCCCTTTTTTCAACAAAAAGGAAAATGCCGTCCTCGAGCTTAAAACCAAATCCGACAATGTGGGGGAATTATTAAAACAGGAAAGCCCCAAAAACGTCATCGTGTCCTGGTCTCTCAATCCTCCAAATATTATCGAGCAGGAAGAAAAGGGGACCCCGCAACTTCACAAACGGTTGGAAGCCGCGCGCTTGTGCCGGGAGAAGGGATACCGGGTCGGGTTTCATTTTGATCCGATCATCCTGCATCCGGGGTGGGAACGGAACTATAAAGACCTGATCGAGGAACTGTTTTGCACCATTCCTCCCTCCGGGATCGAATGGATCAGCCTGGGGAGTTTCCGGTACCGTTCGCGGTTAAAACAGGTCATCAAGGACCGGCACCAAGATACCCGCCTCTTCACCGGCGAACACGTGCCCAGCAAGGACGGGAAATACCGCTACCTCAGATCTTTAAGAAATACGGCCTACGAAACCGTGAGAGGGTATATACAAAAACATTCGCGGGATTTAAATATCTACCTCTGCATGGAAACCAAAGAGGTCTGGGAGGGAGTGACGGGGAAAATGCCGAGGAGCGATAAAAAACTGGATCAATTTTTTGATCTGTAA
- the mtgA gene encoding monofunctional biosynthetic peptidoglycan transglycosylase has protein sequence MSLVPKLPKRSGKKKVFRIRLGKILFDLFLAFLTLTLVPVLIYSAANPQTTPLLWIRWLENDQNEQYTRVIKRWVPLERISPHLIKAVITAEDQKFFQHRGFDWQAIESAIKVNLTSNRTLGASTISMQTSRNVFLWQGRNLFRKGLESYFTVLVENLWSKKRILEVYLNVIEWGKGVYGCDAASQHYFNHSCATLSPVEAAWLAAILPNPRSWSIHRPQRHVEKRQARILNSMVKVRLPRLS, from the coding sequence ATGTCGCTTGTGCCCAAATTACCCAAAAGGTCAGGGAAAAAGAAAGTCTTCCGGATTCGTTTGGGAAAAATTCTTTTTGACCTGTTTTTGGCCTTCCTCACCCTCACCCTGGTTCCCGTTTTAATTTACAGTGCGGCCAATCCCCAAACCACGCCGCTTTTATGGATCCGGTGGCTTGAGAACGATCAGAATGAGCAATACACCCGGGTTATCAAGCGTTGGGTTCCTTTGGAACGCATCTCACCTCACCTGATCAAAGCGGTCATCACCGCCGAGGATCAGAAGTTTTTCCAGCACCGGGGGTTTGACTGGCAGGCGATAGAATCCGCCATAAAGGTCAACCTCACTTCCAACAGAACCCTGGGCGCCAGCACCATATCCATGCAAACTTCCCGCAACGTATTTTTGTGGCAGGGGCGCAATCTATTCAGAAAAGGTTTGGAATCCTATTTCACGGTTCTGGTGGAAAATCTTTGGTCGAAAAAACGGATCCTGGAAGTTTATTTAAACGTCATCGAATGGGGAAAAGGAGTTTATGGTTGTGACGCCGCGTCACAGCACTATTTCAATCATTCCTGCGCAACTCTGTCGCCTGTCGAAGCGGCCTGGTTGGCGGCCATTCTTCCCAATCCCCGGAGTTGGTCGATTCACCGTCCGCAACGCCATGTCGAAAAACGGCAGGCCCGGATACTGAATTCCATGGTGAAGGTTCGACTGCCGCGCCTCAGTTGA
- a CDS encoding rRNA (guanine-N2)-methyltransferase, whose amino-acid sequence MKVVKLQVSKTVQDKILKGYPWVFDYQVQNSPSGGKPGDLGVIYNSKNKLLALGLYDPFSEIRLRILQTGSSREIDAAFFAERLKKAIVHRSSLEEEGTSGYRVVNGENDGFPGMVLDRYEDTAVMKFYTAAWVPFLNPLLALLQEHLSVERCVLRLSRNTQNLVEETSAYREGQIVFGPPLTSPVCFRENGLYFEVDVLQGQKTGFFLDQRENRQHIRMRSKDKSVLNVFSYTGGFSVYAFAGGARSVWEIDSSPHALKTSREIFALNFPHRQAETDSFQQIQEDAFLVLKQLISSKKTFDLVILDPPALAVKKKQKSKALDTYRRLAESGARLTSSNGLLFAASCSRHVSAKDFFREVEQGVKSAGKLYEEIQRTGHAVDHPVSFREGEYLKGIYLKISGGKRKGTYR is encoded by the coding sequence ATGAAAGTTGTCAAGCTTCAGGTTTCCAAAACAGTGCAGGACAAAATCCTGAAGGGCTATCCCTGGGTGTTCGATTATCAGGTTCAGAACTCTCCTTCAGGAGGGAAGCCGGGAGACCTGGGCGTGATTTACAATTCAAAAAATAAACTCCTTGCCCTTGGTTTGTACGATCCGTTTTCCGAGATTCGGTTACGCATTCTACAAACAGGCTCCTCACGGGAAATAGACGCCGCATTTTTCGCGGAGCGCCTCAAAAAAGCCATTGTCCATCGATCTTCACTAGAAGAGGAAGGAACCAGCGGGTACCGGGTGGTCAATGGCGAGAACGACGGGTTTCCAGGAATGGTCCTCGACCGGTATGAAGACACCGCAGTCATGAAGTTTTATACCGCCGCCTGGGTTCCTTTTCTCAATCCTCTCCTGGCATTGTTGCAAGAACACCTGTCGGTAGAACGATGCGTTCTCCGCCTGAGCCGCAACACCCAAAACCTCGTGGAAGAAACCAGCGCGTACCGGGAAGGCCAGATCGTTTTCGGTCCTCCATTGACGTCGCCGGTGTGCTTTAGAGAAAACGGTCTGTATTTTGAAGTGGATGTGCTGCAAGGCCAGAAGACGGGTTTCTTTTTGGATCAAAGAGAGAACCGGCAACACATTCGAATGAGGTCAAAAGATAAATCCGTTTTGAATGTTTTCAGTTATACAGGCGGATTTTCTGTGTATGCGTTCGCAGGCGGGGCACGCTCGGTCTGGGAAATAGACTCCAGCCCTCATGCACTGAAAACTTCAAGAGAAATATTTGCATTGAATTTCCCCCACAGGCAGGCTGAGACCGATAGCTTTCAACAAATCCAGGAAGATGCGTTTCTTGTTTTAAAGCAATTGATATCCAGCAAAAAAACTTTTGATCTTGTCATTCTCGACCCCCCGGCATTGGCGGTCAAGAAGAAACAAAAATCCAAAGCACTGGATACCTATCGCAGACTCGCCGAATCTGGAGCCCGGCTAACGAGCTCAAACGGGCTTTTATTTGCGGCATCGTGTTCCAGGCACGTTTCGGCAAAAGATTTTTTTCGGGAAGTGGAGCAAGGGGTCAAATCAGCCGGGAAACTATATGAAGAAATCCAGCGAACCGGGCACGCTGTCGATCACCCGGTGTCCTTTAGGGAAGGGGAATACTTAAAGGGGATCTATTTAAAAATTTCAGGCGGGAAACGGAAAGGGACTTATCGGTAA
- a CDS encoding laccase domain protein, with product MAHHRQWFLRSVGIDNDEVYRVRQVHGNRIFELQEPLKSVEKVAAIASDAIVTRLVNQPIAVLTADCVPVVIYDSRRHAAGVVHAGRKGTSQNILFETIATLKKAYGSHPEDILVGMGPGIGGCCYEVDAPCIDPFKENYPDWAQFISKSPSGKYMLDLFAANTADAKRAGLLPQNIYKTGLCTYCEPNRFFSYRRDKTTGRMMTVAMLSPL from the coding sequence ATGGCGCACCACAGGCAATGGTTTTTGCGGTCCGTCGGCATTGATAATGATGAAGTCTATCGCGTCCGGCAGGTTCATGGAAACCGCATATTTGAATTGCAGGAACCCTTGAAATCCGTTGAAAAAGTGGCGGCTATCGCCTCCGACGCCATTGTGACCCGCCTGGTCAACCAGCCCATTGCGGTGTTGACGGCCGATTGTGTGCCGGTAGTGATTTATGATTCCCGGCGTCATGCTGCGGGGGTGGTCCATGCCGGAAGAAAGGGGACATCGCAAAATATCCTGTTCGAAACCATTGCGACTCTTAAGAAAGCTTATGGGAGCCATCCGGAAGACATTCTGGTGGGAATGGGGCCGGGTATCGGGGGATGCTGTTACGAAGTGGATGCCCCCTGCATCGACCCTTTTAAAGAAAATTACCCCGATTGGGCCCAATTCATAAGTAAATCACCTTCCGGGAAATACATGCTGGATTTGTTTGCGGCCAACACTGCGGACGCCAAAAGAGCCGGGCTGCTTCCCCAAAATATCTATAAAACCGGGTTATGCACTTATTGTGAACCCAACCGGTTTTTTTCTTATCGGCGGGACAAAACCACCGGCCGGATGATGACCGTGGCTATGCTGTCCCCACTTTGA
- the purH gene encoding bifunctional purine biosynthesis protein PurH, translated as MKPIKRALISVSDKNGVVEFAQKLHGFGVKILSTGGTAGLLKENGIPVLLVSDYTGFPEMMDGRIKTLHPKVHGGILGRRDVEAHLKSMSEHGIEPIDLVAINLYPFESTIAKENCSLDDAVENIDIGGPAMVRSAAKNFNDVTVVVDPREYETVLKEMAAYEGSVTQKTRMRLSRDAYTHTSRYDSMISRYLTDQVDDGCRFPTVLQNSFQKVQDLRYGENPHQSAALYRHNDAGLSDIVSARQLQGKELSFNNLLDLNAAWELVVEFESSAAVIIKHTNPCGVALGEDQVETFIKARESDPVSAFGGILSFNRPVGENTAKEILKNFVEAIVAPGYEQKALELLASKKNIRLMEMPATVSSRSGRETDVKRIGGGRLVQDLDTVTYDSSQLKVVTKKQPSEKEMEDLKFAWVVAKHVKSNAIVYARNQETIGLGAGQMSRVDSARLAVEKAQKPLKGSVMASDAFFPFRDSVDAAAKSGVAAIIQPGGSIRDEEVIQAANEADIAMVFTGIRHFKH; from the coding sequence TTGAAACCGATAAAAAGAGCATTGATCAGCGTTTCCGATAAGAACGGAGTGGTGGAGTTTGCCCAAAAGCTCCATGGCTTTGGTGTAAAGATTTTATCCACTGGAGGGACGGCGGGGTTACTGAAAGAAAATGGCATCCCGGTTTTGTTGGTTTCCGATTATACGGGTTTCCCGGAAATGATGGACGGCAGGATCAAGACCCTGCATCCCAAAGTTCACGGCGGCATTCTGGGACGCCGGGATGTGGAGGCGCATCTTAAATCCATGAGCGAACATGGAATTGAACCCATCGATCTGGTAGCGATCAACTTGTATCCGTTCGAGAGCACCATTGCAAAAGAAAATTGCAGTCTCGATGACGCCGTGGAAAATATAGATATCGGCGGACCGGCGATGGTGCGGTCGGCGGCAAAAAACTTTAACGATGTCACGGTGGTCGTGGACCCCAGAGAATATGAAACGGTTTTAAAAGAAATGGCTGCGTATGAGGGATCCGTCACGCAGAAAACCAGAATGCGGTTGAGTCGGGATGCCTACACGCATACTTCCCGTTACGACTCCATGATCTCCAGGTATTTAACGGATCAGGTTGATGATGGGTGCCGGTTTCCCACGGTATTGCAAAATTCTTTTCAGAAAGTTCAAGACCTGCGCTACGGGGAAAACCCTCATCAGTCAGCCGCGTTGTACCGTCACAATGACGCCGGGCTGTCCGATATTGTTTCCGCCCGGCAGCTTCAGGGAAAAGAGCTGTCGTTCAACAACCTCCTTGATCTGAATGCCGCCTGGGAATTGGTGGTCGAATTTGAATCCAGCGCCGCGGTCATCATCAAACACACCAACCCTTGCGGTGTGGCTTTAGGTGAGGATCAGGTGGAGACATTCATCAAAGCCAGGGAATCCGATCCGGTCTCGGCTTTTGGGGGGATTTTGAGCTTCAACCGTCCGGTTGGAGAAAACACCGCCAAGGAAATTCTAAAAAATTTCGTAGAAGCCATTGTTGCCCCCGGATACGAACAGAAAGCTTTGGAATTGCTGGCGTCCAAAAAAAATATCCGCCTGATGGAAATGCCGGCAACGGTTTCGTCCCGGTCGGGAAGAGAGACCGATGTGAAGCGTATCGGCGGCGGTCGCCTGGTTCAGGATCTGGATACGGTCACCTACGATTCTTCGCAATTAAAAGTTGTGACAAAAAAACAGCCTTCCGAAAAAGAAATGGAAGATTTAAAGTTTGCCTGGGTGGTCGCCAAGCATGTAAAATCAAATGCCATTGTTTATGCGCGCAACCAGGAGACCATCGGCTTGGGCGCAGGTCAGATGAGCCGGGTCGACTCCGCCCGATTGGCTGTCGAAAAAGCCCAGAAACCGCTCAAGGGAAGCGTCATGGCATCAGACGCTTTTTTCCCGTTCAGAGATTCCGTGGATGCGGCGGCAAAAAGCGGGGTCGCAGCCATCATTCAACCCGGCGGGTCCATTCGCGATGAGGAAGTGATCCAGGCGGCCAATGAGGCGGACATCGCCATGGTTTTTACGGGTATCCGCCATTTCAAACATTGA
- the nadK gene encoding NAD kinase has product MKNIGIFCKPKIPVGQEVLTELTHWLNKKDRQVIMDADTASIVGQDSSYQRSEIPAHADLIIVLGGDGTLLSVARIAHPFNVPILAVNLGSLGFLTEVTLPDLYEVLEKVLNGQFDFEPRMLLYACLWRNGQKVEEYHVLNDVVINKGVLARIVNLEVRVNNQYMTSYRADGLIIATPTGSTAYSLSAGGPIMHPSMNALVLSPICPFTLTNRSIVIPDQSHIQVALATENENVRVTLDGQEGCDMVQGDVLEVKKTQTTIKLIQAPGKNYYQILRKKLHWGSNADNIKS; this is encoded by the coding sequence GTGAAAAACATAGGTATCTTCTGCAAACCAAAAATTCCTGTGGGCCAGGAAGTCTTGACTGAACTGACCCACTGGCTCAACAAAAAAGACCGCCAGGTGATCATGGATGCGGACACCGCTTCCATCGTGGGTCAAGATTCATCTTATCAAAGGAGCGAAATCCCGGCACATGCCGATCTCATCATCGTGCTCGGCGGCGATGGAACCTTATTGAGCGTCGCCCGAATCGCCCATCCATTTAATGTTCCGATTCTGGCTGTGAATCTGGGCAGTCTGGGGTTTCTCACCGAAGTCACGCTGCCAGACCTTTATGAGGTTCTTGAAAAGGTTTTAAACGGGCAGTTTGATTTTGAACCGCGAATGCTTCTATACGCCTGCTTATGGAGAAACGGTCAAAAGGTGGAGGAGTATCATGTCCTGAATGATGTTGTCATCAACAAAGGGGTATTAGCCCGAATTGTCAATCTGGAAGTCCGGGTCAACAACCAATACATGACGTCCTACCGGGCCGACGGCCTCATCATCGCCACCCCCACCGGCTCGACCGCCTATTCTCTTTCTGCGGGCGGACCGATCATGCATCCCAGCATGAACGCCCTGGTTTTAAGCCCCATTTGCCCGTTCACCCTGACCAACCGTTCGATCGTGATTCCCGATCAATCGCACATTCAGGTAGCACTTGCGACGGAAAATGAAAATGTGCGGGTGACCTTGGACGGCCAGGAAGGTTGTGATATGGTCCAGGGCGATGTGCTGGAAGTAAAAAAAACCCAGACCACCATCAAACTGATCCAGGCTCCCGGCAAAAACTATTATCAAATTCTGCGAAAGAAACTGCATTGGGGCAGTAATGCAGATAACATTAAGTCATAA
- a CDS encoding RNA polymerase sigma factor: MSFTQNKETREAEEALVREFQAGNLEAYDKIAEIYQKKIYALSFNLTRNPMDAQDVTQEVLLTLFKKVNTFKGKSAFSSWVYRITLNATYMKLRSKKKEPNVSLEELLPAYNTSGYQQDKIQDWSENTESLLFANETREVIQKAVDQLPEKEKVVFLLRDGEGLSTEKVSEILDLTVPAVKSRLHRARLFLRKKLSPYFEEYQSQREKK, from the coding sequence ATGTCGTTTACTCAAAATAAAGAAACCAGAGAAGCTGAAGAAGCCCTTGTCAGGGAATTTCAAGCAGGGAATTTGGAAGCTTACGATAAAATTGCGGAGATATACCAAAAGAAAATTTATGCCCTCAGTTTCAATTTGACCCGCAATCCGATGGACGCGCAGGATGTGACGCAAGAGGTTCTGCTGACCCTTTTTAAAAAGGTGAATACGTTTAAAGGAAAATCCGCCTTTTCCAGCTGGGTCTACCGCATCACCCTGAACGCGACCTATATGAAATTGAGGAGCAAGAAAAAAGAACCCAATGTTTCATTGGAGGAACTGCTTCCTGCATACAATACATCGGGCTATCAGCAAGATAAAATACAGGATTGGTCAGAAAACACGGAGTCCTTATTGTTCGCGAATGAAACCCGGGAAGTCATTCAAAAGGCCGTAGACCAGTTGCCGGAAAAAGAAAAAGTTGTTTTTTTACTCCGCGATGGAGAGGGATTATCGACCGAAAAAGTCAGTGAGATCCTGGATCTTACTGTTCCAGCAGTAAAATCCAGATTGCACCGGGCAAGATTATTTTTAAGAAAAAAACTTTCGCCTTATTTTGAAGAATATCAATCCCAGAGAGAGAAAAAATGA
- a CDS encoding lipid A 3-O-deacylase, with translation MMKIAKSLFGFVLFMVIAASPVTGEDTHFAGQFKKGSDSFGLQVGLGYTEDLPSGLDRTDITYLFFFPNYQYNLTGLMGSSWYQGAWNWHLEAGVASILNHDGEYLLGASPLLFQYKFLDPKRRWAPNVLIGAGVSHTNWDEVADRELGGSFQFLLHGGVGLEYFLDNWSYSINYRMLHISNAGTQNPNIGLNGHTFALGIQF, from the coding sequence ATGATGAAAATAGCTAAATCCCTCTTCGGATTCGTTTTGTTCATGGTTATAGCGGCTTCGCCTGTTACAGGGGAAGACACTCACTTTGCCGGTCAATTTAAAAAAGGTTCTGATTCGTTTGGACTTCAGGTTGGGTTGGGCTATACCGAAGATCTCCCCTCAGGGTTGGACCGGACAGACATCACCTATCTGTTTTTTTTCCCAAACTATCAATACAACCTCACCGGATTGATGGGGAGTTCATGGTATCAGGGGGCCTGGAACTGGCACTTGGAAGCTGGTGTGGCTTCCATATTGAACCATGATGGCGAATATTTGTTGGGCGCCTCTCCGTTGCTCTTTCAATATAAATTCCTGGACCCGAAAAGACGATGGGCGCCCAATGTTTTGATCGGCGCGGGAGTTTCCCATACCAACTGGGATGAAGTTGCAGATCGCGAATTGGGAGGCAGCTTTCAATTCCTTCTGCATGGAGGGGTGGGGTTGGAATATTTTTTAGATAATTGGTCCTATTCGATTAATTATCGCATGTTGCATATTTCCAATGCGGGCACGCAAAATCCAAATATAGGTCTGAACGGGCATACGTTCGCCCTCGGGATTCAGTTTTAA